A portion of the Pseudomonas koreensis genome contains these proteins:
- a CDS encoding metallophosphoesterase family protein — translation MKTALISDTHNLLRSEAIGALQGCDLIIHAGDIGNPDILAQLSEIAPVHAVRGNNDLSSPWAKDLPDLLTCTLNGWHTLLIHDIADVPADLDPDIKLIITGHSHKPRIEWRGDRLYVNPGSAGPRRFKLPVTLAILEIQPDSIEPRLISLLDPPA, via the coding sequence ATGAAAACCGCCCTGATATCCGACACTCACAATCTCCTCCGCTCCGAAGCCATTGGCGCGCTCCAAGGCTGTGACCTGATCATCCACGCCGGCGACATCGGCAACCCGGACATCCTCGCCCAATTGTCCGAAATTGCGCCCGTCCACGCTGTGCGCGGCAACAATGATCTCAGCAGCCCATGGGCCAAAGACCTCCCCGACCTTCTGACCTGCACTCTCAACGGCTGGCACACCCTCCTTATCCACGACATCGCCGACGTCCCCGCCGATCTGGATCCAGACATAAAGCTCATCATCACCGGCCATTCCCACAAACCGCGCATCGAATGGCGCGGCGATCGTCTATACGTGAACCCTGGTAGCGCCGGCCCTCGGCGTTTCAAATTGCCGGTCACGCTGGCGATTCTCGAGATACAACCCGACAGCATCGAGCCGCGCCTGATTTCCCTACTGGATCCCCCCGCCTGA
- a CDS encoding dTMP kinase produces MTRPLFVALDGPKGVGKTSLLEAITEALRADNQKVIRLCEKKSDPFRGETMRLVNQLVRHPDRDLELEVCRRLADSRSWISRHVLTKQPADSIILIDRWYPSDAAFRRIVPFAEILQLNIERNVQVPDLHVGVVTAAEISWARAGARRRGLSSTVLRGLEEHVACTQTFEQAVAEQGWFLCRNEGTIEEATGRVVGEINRLIRRLHVGSVSPPC; encoded by the coding sequence ATGACTCGTCCGCTGTTTGTTGCTCTGGATGGCCCCAAAGGCGTCGGCAAAACCTCGCTGTTGGAGGCCATTACTGAAGCGCTGAGGGCAGACAACCAGAAAGTCATCCGATTGTGCGAGAAAAAAAGCGACCCGTTCAGGGGCGAAACAATGCGCTTGGTAAATCAACTCGTCCGACATCCTGACCGGGATCTGGAGCTGGAAGTCTGCCGACGCCTGGCTGATAGCCGCAGCTGGATTTCCCGGCACGTGCTGACCAAACAACCTGCCGACAGCATCATCCTGATCGATCGCTGGTACCCGTCCGATGCCGCGTTTCGCCGGATAGTCCCGTTTGCAGAAATCCTGCAGCTCAATATTGAACGTAACGTCCAAGTGCCAGACCTGCATGTCGGGGTGGTGACAGCGGCGGAGATTTCGTGGGCGAGGGCAGGGGCACGACGGCGTGGCTTGAGCAGTACTGTACTTCGGGGGCTTGAGGAGCATGTCGCTTGTACTCAAACTTTTGAGCAAGCGGTTGCTGAGCAGGGTTGGTTTTTGTGCCGGAATGAGGGAACGATCGAGGAAGCGACGGGGCGGGTGGTAGGGGAGATTAATCGGCTGATTAGACGCCTCCATGTCGGAAGTGTCAGTCCGCCATGCTGA
- a CDS encoding SDR family oxidoreductase encodes MTQTALVVGASGIVGSAITQLLIDNEWQVAALSRRRSQAQGVIPIAADLQDPASLEQALRDLKPTHVFIATWSRQATEAENIRVNAAMVRNVLAAVRPARSVKHVALVTGLKHYLGPFEAYGKGTLPQTPFREEQGRLDVENFYYAQEDELFAAAEQDGFTWSVHRPHTVTGVAVGNAMNMATTLAVYASVCKHTNRPFVFPGSRVQWDSLTDMTDARQLAKQQLWAATTPAAANQAFNVTNGDVFRWKWMWGRIAEYFDLPAADYPASVSPLEKQMADDQAVWTQIVAEHDLKESDIGRLISPWHTDADLGRPIEVVTDMSKSRLMGFTAYQASDQAFFNVFDKLREMRLIP; translated from the coding sequence ATGACCCAGACAGCTTTAGTCGTGGGCGCCAGCGGCATTGTCGGCAGCGCCATCACTCAATTACTGATCGACAACGAATGGCAGGTCGCCGCGTTGTCGAGGCGCCGTTCGCAAGCGCAAGGCGTGATCCCTATCGCCGCGGACCTTCAGGACCCGGCGTCGCTGGAACAGGCGCTGAGGGATTTGAAACCCACTCACGTATTCATTGCCACATGGTCACGGCAAGCCACAGAAGCCGAGAACATTCGGGTTAATGCCGCTATGGTACGCAACGTCCTCGCCGCCGTTCGCCCAGCCAGAAGCGTCAAACACGTAGCACTGGTAACCGGCCTTAAACACTACCTCGGCCCGTTCGAAGCCTATGGTAAAGGCACCCTTCCGCAGACACCGTTCCGCGAAGAGCAGGGTCGTCTGGATGTCGAGAATTTCTATTACGCCCAAGAAGACGAGCTCTTCGCCGCCGCCGAACAGGACGGCTTCACCTGGAGCGTCCATCGCCCGCACACCGTCACTGGGGTGGCCGTGGGCAATGCGATGAACATGGCAACCACCCTCGCCGTCTATGCCTCGGTGTGCAAACACACCAATCGCCCCTTTGTGTTTCCCGGATCAAGGGTGCAGTGGGACAGCCTCACCGACATGACCGATGCGCGGCAATTGGCGAAACAACAACTGTGGGCGGCCACCACGCCAGCTGCGGCCAACCAGGCGTTCAACGTCACCAATGGCGATGTATTCCGATGGAAATGGATGTGGGGCCGCATTGCCGAATACTTCGACCTGCCTGCTGCCGATTATCCCGCTTCAGTCTCACCCCTTGAAAAGCAGATGGCAGATGATCAAGCCGTTTGGACGCAAATAGTCGCCGAACACGATTTGAAAGAATCCGACATTGGTCGCCTGATTTCCCCATGGCATACCGATGCAGACCTTGGTCGACCCATCGAAGTGGTCACGGATATGTCGAAAAGCCGGCTAATGGGCTTCACTGCCTACCAGGCGAGCGATCAGGCGTTTTTTAACGTGTTCGACAAGCTGCGCGAGATGCGCTTGATACCTTAG
- a CDS encoding HvfX family Cu-binding RiPP maturation protein: protein MQTNASSVLNRLHLNLDRAGDWIAPLSLRVFLAWEFFEAGWEKWNGENWFPSIQGAFPFPFNQLPATFNWQLSMWAELLCSIALLVGLGTRLSALILIVVTVVATAAVHWPADWSTLSELAMGYSISNKGYGNFKLPLIYLVALLPLVFTGAGKLSLDAFIHRSIQRLNAR from the coding sequence ATGCAAACAAACGCGTCATCGGTCTTGAATCGGCTGCACCTTAACCTCGATCGTGCTGGAGACTGGATCGCTCCTCTAAGCCTGCGCGTTTTCCTGGCCTGGGAGTTTTTTGAGGCCGGGTGGGAAAAGTGGAACGGTGAGAACTGGTTCCCAAGCATTCAAGGTGCCTTTCCTTTTCCCTTTAATCAGCTGCCGGCTACGTTCAATTGGCAGTTATCAATGTGGGCAGAACTGCTCTGTTCCATTGCTTTGCTTGTAGGTCTGGGAACACGCCTCTCGGCACTCATCCTCATCGTGGTCACCGTCGTGGCAACTGCCGCGGTTCACTGGCCAGCAGACTGGTCGACGTTGAGCGAACTGGCTATGGGGTACTCCATCAGCAACAAAGGCTACGGCAACTTCAAACTTCCTTTGATCTACCTCGTAGCACTTCTGCCACTGGTGTTCACAGGCGCCGGCAAGCTGAGCCT